A part of Marinomonas rhizomae genomic DNA contains:
- a CDS encoding pirin family protein: MITIRNAQDRGHANFGWLDSHHTFSFGSYYDPQHMGFSDLRVINDDSVTPGAGFETHGHKDMEILSLVLEGTIAHKDSAGNVKELPAGEYQLMSAGKGVYHSEFNASKTDMLKFLQIWIQPNQLGGQPGYQQKEFSQAQGFTTVITPDGANGTLQVKQDMQLIQLILEDQQKAIWQADSKRHYYVHVIEGELSLGDGITVHPGDGAKIEDVSAINFERLSEQRVKALLFDLV, translated from the coding sequence ATGATTACTATTCGCAACGCACAAGACCGTGGACACGCTAACTTTGGTTGGCTAGACAGCCATCATACGTTTTCTTTTGGTAGCTACTACGACCCTCAACATATGGGCTTTTCAGACCTACGCGTCATCAATGATGACTCCGTCACCCCAGGCGCGGGCTTTGAAACTCATGGTCACAAAGACATGGAAATACTAAGCCTAGTATTAGAAGGAACCATCGCCCACAAAGACAGCGCAGGCAACGTAAAAGAATTACCGGCAGGTGAATACCAACTCATGTCCGCAGGCAAAGGCGTTTACCACAGTGAATTCAACGCCTCTAAAACAGACATGCTGAAATTCCTACAAATTTGGATTCAACCAAATCAACTAGGCGGACAACCGGGCTACCAACAAAAAGAATTTAGCCAAGCACAAGGCTTCACCACCGTCATCACACCAGATGGCGCAAATGGCACCTTGCAAGTGAAACAAGACATGCAACTGATCCAATTGATCCTTGAGGATCAACAAAAAGCCATATGGCAAGCCGACAGCAAGCGCCATTACTATGTGCATGTCATCGAAGGCGAACTGTCCCTAGGCGATGGCATCACAGTACATCCCGGCGACGGCGCGAAAATTGAAGACGTGTCAGCAATTAACTTTGAAAGACTAAGCGAGCAACGCGTTAAAGCACTGCTTTTTGACTTGGTGTAA
- a CDS encoding type II toxin-antitoxin system RelE/ParE family toxin, whose amino-acid sequence MSAIYYLTPDAKSDLVGVHRFTLANWGETQSKQYLSGIRQTIRLLAEAPSLGKSRSEVRENVFSFPYGSHVIYYIEDKNYIVVFAVLHKSMVPFIHLSDRKLL is encoded by the coding sequence ATGTCTGCCATTTATTATTTAACACCTGACGCAAAGTCAGACTTAGTTGGAGTTCATCGTTTTACGTTAGCAAACTGGGGAGAGACTCAGTCGAAACAGTATTTGTCTGGGATTAGGCAAACGATTAGATTACTTGCCGAAGCGCCTTCTCTTGGTAAGAGTCGGTCGGAAGTTCGAGAAAATGTTTTCAGTTTTCCCTACGGTAGCCACGTTATTTATTATATTGAAGATAAAAATTACATTGTTGTCTTTGCCGTCTTGCATAAAAGTATGGTGCCGTTTATACATCTTAGTGATAGAAAACTCCTCTAA
- a CDS encoding type II toxin-antitoxin system Phd/YefM family antitoxin translates to MNTISANEAKTHFGDLLLNAQKSPVQISKNGKPVAVVISVDEYESIEAMKLYLLQNKAAQAMKDISKRDLVAGEAFFNELEEGLYD, encoded by the coding sequence ATGAATACAATTTCTGCTAATGAGGCCAAAACGCATTTTGGTGATTTATTGCTAAATGCTCAAAAGTCTCCTGTTCAAATCAGTAAGAATGGTAAGCCTGTTGCTGTTGTTATTTCCGTTGATGAGTATGAAAGTATAGAAGCGATGAAATTGTATTTATTACAAAATAAAGCCGCTCAAGCCATGAAAGATATATCAAAGAGGGATCTGGTTGCTGGTGAGGCGTTTTTCAATGAGCTTGAAGAAGGGCTTTATGATTAA